The following are from one region of the Knoellia sp. p5-6-4 genome:
- the fabG gene encoding 3-oxoacyl-ACP reductase FabG yields the protein MSTPRVAIVTGAARGIGAATAQRLAKDGHAVAVLDLDEAACASTVEAVTAAGGRAIAVGVDVSKADQVEAAVARVADELGAPTILVNNAGIIRDNLIFKMTEDDWDAVMAVHLRGAFLMTRAVQAHMTQEKWGRIVNLSSSSAQGNRGQANYSAAKAGLQGFSKTLAIELGKFGVTANAVAPGFIQTEMTRSTAERMGVSFEDFIAHSASQIPVQRVGQPEDIAATISFLCSEDAGFVSGQVIYVAGGPLD from the coding sequence ATGAGCACCCCGCGCGTCGCCATCGTGACCGGAGCCGCCCGCGGCATCGGAGCCGCCACCGCCCAGCGCCTGGCGAAGGACGGCCACGCCGTCGCGGTGCTCGACCTCGACGAGGCGGCCTGCGCGTCGACCGTCGAGGCCGTCACGGCTGCCGGCGGCCGCGCCATCGCCGTCGGGGTGGATGTGTCGAAGGCGGACCAGGTCGAGGCCGCGGTCGCGCGCGTGGCCGACGAGCTCGGCGCGCCGACGATCCTGGTGAACAACGCCGGCATCATCCGCGACAACCTGATCTTCAAGATGACCGAGGACGACTGGGACGCCGTCATGGCAGTGCACCTGCGCGGCGCCTTCCTCATGACCAGGGCGGTGCAGGCCCACATGACGCAGGAGAAGTGGGGCCGGATCGTCAACCTCTCCTCCAGCTCGGCCCAGGGCAACCGCGGACAGGCAAACTACTCGGCTGCCAAGGCCGGCCTGCAGGGCTTCAGCAAGACGCTCGCCATCGAGCTCGGCAAGTTCGGGGTCACCGCCAACGCCGTCGCCCCCGGCTTCATCCAGACCGAGATGACCAGGTCGACCGCCGAGCGCATGGGCGTCTCGTTCGAGGACTTCATCGCCCACTCGGCGTCCCAGATCCCCGTGCAGCGGGTCGGCCAGCCCGAGGACATCGCCGCGACGATCTCGTTCCTCTGCAGCGAGGACGCCGGCTTCGTCTCCGGCCAGGTCATCTACGTCGCGGGCGGCCCGCTCGACTGA